One genomic segment of Agromyces intestinalis includes these proteins:
- a CDS encoding ABC transporter ATP-binding protein — translation MLMKLLRRYLRPYWPLLVGVLVFQGAQAVASLFLPSLNADIIDDGVAKGDTGVIMSIGAVMLGVTLLQVAASIAAVWFGARVAMAFGRDVRRAVFRQVGDFSEQEVSRFGAPSLITRTTNDVQQVQMLVLMSCTMLVSAPIIAIFGVVMALREDVVLSWIMVVAVPVLLIAVGLVISRLVPLFRSMQRKIDNVNRVLREQLTGIRVVRAFVREGVETERFDEANEALTDTALKAGRLFALVFPIVMLVLNASSVAVLWFGAFRIDAGEMQIGALTAFLSYLIQILMAVMMSTMLAFLLPRAAVSAGRIGEVLATAPSVVEPVGGVTELPEPGTIEFRDVTFSYPGAEAPVLHDLSFTVHPGQTTAIIGSTGAGKTTIVNLAARLFDATSGSVLVGGVDVRELDPEVLNSQLALVPQKPYLFAGTVGSTLRYGDPDATDDELWRALEIAQGRDFVAAMPGDLEAPIAQGGTNVSGGQRQRLSIARALVKRPPIYLFDDSFSALDTATDARLRGALSREVADAARLVVAQRVATIVDADQILLVEDGRITARGTHDELIASSAAYAEIVESQLSAEEAAA, via the coding sequence ATGCTCATGAAACTGCTGCGCCGGTACCTCCGGCCGTACTGGCCGCTGCTGGTCGGCGTGCTCGTCTTCCAAGGCGCCCAAGCGGTCGCCTCGCTGTTCCTGCCGAGCCTGAACGCCGACATCATCGACGACGGCGTCGCGAAGGGCGACACCGGTGTCATCATGTCGATCGGCGCCGTGATGCTCGGGGTCACCCTGCTGCAGGTCGCCGCCTCGATCGCTGCCGTCTGGTTCGGTGCGCGCGTGGCGATGGCGTTCGGGCGCGACGTGCGCCGCGCGGTCTTCCGGCAGGTCGGCGACTTCAGCGAGCAGGAGGTCTCGCGCTTCGGCGCGCCGAGCCTCATCACCCGCACCACGAACGATGTGCAGCAGGTGCAGATGCTCGTGCTGATGAGCTGCACGATGCTCGTCTCGGCGCCCATCATCGCGATCTTCGGCGTCGTGATGGCGCTGCGCGAAGACGTGGTGCTCTCGTGGATCATGGTCGTCGCCGTGCCCGTGCTGCTCATCGCGGTCGGCCTCGTCATCAGCCGGCTCGTGCCGCTGTTCCGCAGCATGCAGCGCAAGATCGACAACGTGAACCGGGTGCTGCGCGAGCAGCTCACCGGCATCCGGGTCGTGCGCGCGTTCGTGCGCGAGGGCGTCGAGACCGAGCGGTTCGACGAGGCGAACGAGGCGCTCACCGACACCGCGCTGAAGGCCGGGCGGCTGTTCGCCCTCGTGTTCCCGATCGTGATGCTCGTGCTCAACGCGTCGAGCGTCGCCGTGCTCTGGTTCGGCGCGTTCCGCATCGACGCGGGCGAGATGCAGATCGGCGCGCTCACCGCGTTCCTCAGCTACCTCATCCAGATCCTGATGGCCGTGATGATGTCGACGATGCTCGCGTTCCTGCTGCCGCGGGCCGCGGTGTCGGCCGGCCGCATCGGCGAGGTGCTCGCGACCGCCCCCAGCGTCGTCGAGCCGGTCGGCGGCGTGACCGAGCTGCCCGAGCCCGGCACGATCGAGTTCCGCGACGTCACGTTCTCGTACCCCGGAGCCGAGGCGCCGGTGCTGCACGACCTCAGCTTCACCGTGCACCCCGGCCAGACGACCGCGATCATCGGCTCCACCGGCGCCGGCAAGACGACCATCGTGAACCTCGCCGCACGGCTCTTCGACGCCACGTCGGGCAGCGTGCTCGTCGGCGGGGTCGACGTGCGCGAGCTCGACCCCGAGGTGCTGAACTCGCAGCTCGCGCTCGTGCCGCAGAAGCCGTACCTCTTCGCCGGCACGGTCGGCTCGACGCTGCGATACGGCGACCCGGATGCCACGGACGACGAGCTGTGGCGCGCGCTCGAGATCGCCCAGGGCCGCGACTTCGTCGCCGCCATGCCGGGCGATCTCGAAGCACCCATCGCACAGGGCGGCACCAACGTCTCGGGCGGCCAGCGACAGCGGCTCTCGATCGCGAGAGCCCTCGTGAAACGCCCGCCGATCTACCTCTTCGACGACTCGTTCTCGGCGCTCGACACCGCGACCGACGCGAGGCTGCGCGGGGCGCTGTCGCGCGAGGTCGCCGACGCGGCACGGCTCGTCGTCGCCCAGCGGGTCGCGACCATCGTCGATGCCGACCAGATCCTCCTCGTCGAGGACGGTCGCATCACCGCCCGCGGAACCCACGACGAGCTCATCGCCAGCTCGGCCGCATACGCCGAGATCGTCGAGAGCCAGCTGAGCGCAGAGGAGGCGGCCGCGTGA